The Endozoicomonas montiporae CL-33 genome contains a region encoding:
- a CDS encoding AAA family ATPase, translated as MLRSLTLNNVGPAEGNQPVHFAPRLNLITGDNGLGKSFLLDIAWWALTRKWPQEVNTALTSGYMARPVDPRLQADINIELKGKTRSVKIEVPFRREEQKWIFPRSKPVMAGLVLYALPNGGFAVWDPARNYSESQSGAIHERRPAYVFTPQEVWDGLWGDDGKPLCNGLIHDWAGWQKENGDTFKLLQNILDSLSPSSQEKISAGRLTRVSLDDSRDIPTLNMSYGQEVPVIHASSGMKRIIALAYLLVWAWKEHLSACAFLGQEPTRQIVFLIDEIEAHLHPKWQRSIIVSLLQAVNQLTSKRVNVQLITATHSPLVMASVEPQFDVKKDGWLDLDFEPESNGKGRAVITQREFVRQGSANSLVALFE; from the coding sequence ATGCTGAGATCGTTAACGTTAAACAATGTGGGGCCAGCGGAAGGGAATCAGCCTGTTCATTTCGCCCCACGGCTGAACTTGATTACTGGCGATAACGGCCTGGGTAAAAGCTTCCTGCTGGATATTGCCTGGTGGGCATTGACTCGTAAGTGGCCGCAGGAAGTAAACACTGCTTTAACTTCAGGCTATATGGCTCGGCCAGTCGATCCCCGGTTGCAAGCAGATATTAATATTGAGTTAAAAGGTAAAACGCGGTCTGTCAAAATCGAGGTGCCCTTTCGGCGGGAAGAGCAGAAATGGATTTTTCCTCGCTCCAAGCCTGTAATGGCAGGTCTGGTGCTTTATGCCTTGCCTAACGGTGGGTTTGCCGTCTGGGACCCTGCCCGGAATTATTCGGAGAGTCAAAGCGGGGCTATCCATGAGCGGCGGCCTGCGTATGTGTTTACGCCACAAGAGGTTTGGGATGGCTTGTGGGGAGATGATGGCAAGCCTTTATGTAATGGTTTAATCCATGATTGGGCGGGTTGGCAGAAAGAGAATGGCGATACCTTTAAACTGCTGCAGAATATTCTTGATTCATTGTCACCCTCCTCTCAGGAAAAAATCAGTGCAGGACGGCTGACGCGAGTTAGTCTGGATGACTCCAGAGATATTCCGACCTTGAACATGTCTTATGGTCAGGAAGTTCCGGTGATTCATGCATCTTCTGGTATGAAACGAATTATTGCTTTGGCTTATTTATTGGTCTGGGCGTGGAAGGAGCATCTGAGTGCTTGTGCTTTTTTGGGGCAAGAACCTACCAGACAAATTGTGTTTTTAATTGATGAAATTGAAGCGCATTTGCACCCTAAGTGGCAGCGCAGCATCATTGTTTCACTATTACAAGCCGTTAATCAATTAACCAGCAAACGTGTGAATGTTCAGTTAATTACGGCGACTCATTCTCCCTTGGTGATGGCATCGGTAGAACCTCAGTTTGATGTAAAGAAAGATGGCTGGCTGGATTTAGATTTTGAGCCTGAATCAAATGGCAAAGGTCGAGCGGTTATAACCCAGAGAGAATTTGTTCGACAGGGTAGTGCCAACAGTTTGGTAGCATTGTTTGAATAG
- a CDS encoding SEC-C metal-binding domain-containing protein, which translates to MLLEPKSENEQLICSFPTGASGKPQSFAVQMSGCENPLCHCKQIRLEMTSLGQGPIDDVAIMLDLSDRAVIREESVTDGVYNAFINDMRSSDWELLNQQHYVFKAQLTLNTDLDALEPSFPIYEVEENSILIGYEEILPFQPFIQFEMDDVRYFVMDLYCVNRSCHCSKVHLSIITDDNKWCEEDDFMLAVDLKTGKYETESQKGRAERLKTSMVMQKILQVIDLKELRQRYRRMRKWYKSHFDRIQIQGQLIESMGAQPSKLALAAEPTGRNDPCPCGSGKKYKKCCLN; encoded by the coding sequence ATGTTATTAGAACCAAAGAGTGAAAACGAACAGCTAATATGCTCGTTCCCAACAGGTGCTTCAGGAAAGCCGCAAAGTTTTGCTGTGCAGATGAGCGGTTGTGAAAACCCTTTATGTCACTGTAAACAGATCCGGCTGGAGATGACTTCGCTCGGTCAGGGGCCTATTGATGATGTTGCCATCATGCTTGATCTGTCTGATCGAGCAGTGATACGGGAAGAGAGTGTGACGGATGGAGTTTATAATGCGTTTATAAATGATATGCGCTCAAGTGACTGGGAGCTTCTGAATCAACAACATTATGTGTTTAAAGCCCAATTGACGCTGAACACTGACCTGGATGCCCTTGAACCTTCTTTTCCAATCTACGAAGTAGAAGAAAATTCGATACTGATTGGCTACGAAGAGATTCTGCCATTTCAACCTTTTATTCAGTTTGAAATGGATGATGTCCGTTATTTTGTCATGGATTTGTATTGTGTGAATCGCAGTTGTCATTGCTCGAAGGTACACCTTTCGATTATTACGGATGACAATAAGTGGTGCGAAGAGGATGATTTTATGCTGGCCGTTGATTTAAAAACGGGCAAATATGAAACGGAGTCGCAGAAAGGTCGAGCTGAGCGTTTAAAAACCTCAATGGTTATGCAGAAAATTCTACAAGTCATCGACTTGAAAGAGCTCCGTCAACGCTATAGACGCATGAGAAAATGGTATAAGTCTCATTTTGACCGCATTCAGATTCAAGGACAATTAATTGAGTCCATGGGTGCTCAGCCCTCAAAGCTTGCTCTTGCGGCAGAACCTACCGGTCGTAATGATCCATGTCCTTGTGGGAGTGGGAAGAAGTATAAAAAGTGTTGCTTAAATTAA